GAACTATGAAACGCattacctaatttttttttcaattatcccCGTACCCATTcatgaacaaattttatctCTTCGAGTCATATTTAATGGTTCGAAAACGATAATATCTGTTGCAATTTTCGACATcctcaaaattcaaaatcagttCATAAAAAAGTTTCTATAGTCAGTCCTTACCGAGCAAGTCAAATGTCACTTATGATTAACTATTATCAGAGCCTACGCATTCGTTAACGGGAAAAGGTAGTCCCGTGATAGCACTATTCTGTATCGAAAGCAGAACACAAGTACCCAACGGGTATTTGTTTTACGCTACAATGATATTCCTGTAATAGAATTACCACTAATTGTAGGAGCACATTTTTTGGTGTTATTCTTGCATGAAAGACAGAAGCTTTTGAATATTCTTGTTCGACATTGCAGTGGCTAAAATGTGCTATCCGCGCCATTTTCATGTCAGTGATGCGTAGACTCTGGGTAATAGTCAAAATGAGTGGTATTTTATTCGGTTACTAGAGACTACCCGTAGCATCCTCTTAAAACTCGCTGGAAGTTCgtgagaatatgaaaaaaaaaataaaaaaataacagaaaaattgGCCAATTTGAATGATCGGCCAGCTAATCATAGCGCAGAGCAAGAGAGATAGAGTATACCGAGTGGCCGTTACCATTTACCCCATGAGGCATGCGAGCTTTTCGTGGACAGCAAAATGCTGCGGCAGTATTTTACTGCCTAGTTCCAGACCaatgcaaataataataaaaatggataaTTCGCATTCAACGTGCATCAGGCAGCACTTTATTACTTTATCGGCATTCCTATCGGTGAAAAAAGCATATTGCCGCCAGTGAAAATCCACCCTAAGATCAAAGATTTGAAATGCAAATAATTCGGTAAGCGGACACGAGGGAGCGCTGGGTCCGCATACTGATAATTTCCGGACGGCTCTGATTGGTCGTTCGGATTTACAGTAATGCCCGTCTCGCAACCAGTCCGTGCGAGGAGTTTGTTACGCGCAAAGTTAGAGAAACCTCGTGGCGGTAGTGTACTACGGAGCAGAATGCCAAATATCAAAGTATTCAGCGGTACGTCGCACCCGGACCTGGCGCAGCGAATAGTCGACAGGCTTGGAATCGACATCGGGAAGGTTGTcacgaaaaaattcagcaacCTCGAAACATGGTAACTACATCATTGCAGTCCTTATTTATCCTTTTATCTTATAAAGAGTCAGGACCCGCGCCGCTTCCTCGCGGAGCAATGGCCAATCCAACTCGTCGACAAAATTCTATCCCGCTTCATCGAAGCTCCAAAATATCTAAACAGTCGCCTGAAATCTGGGTAAATCGTTCTCGGAATTAGCGTCGTTTATTCTGGCACCCTTGCTTCGACAGGTACGCGAACCCCTCTTGCGCCAATCACCGTTCGCCGGAGATCCTCGCAACGCCACGCCGCGTTGTTTAATTCCCTCATATCTTTTTGTCCTTTGCCTTCCCGTCCGACTCTAGTAATAGAACGAAtcttttttacttctctcGGATCTATTGCTCCGCGTACGTAATCATTGATATTTCGCGTCATTTTGTGTacctatgtacatacatacatacatattatgtaCGTATTAGACGGCTGCGCGCAATTTCTTGTGTAGGTTGACGTTGCCTTTAATACATCATGATTACAACGACCTTGCCGTTTGTTGGTAGTGGGCACTGTTCTGTATCGAAACTCTTTCGATGCTGACAAAGTTTTCCTGTATCATTACTTGAAATCACATCCGATATTTATAACGACCAAATATAACGTCGTATATTTATGCATGCAATTTTTTACTACCTacctttatttttatactcaaCAGTCTTACCGGTACACGTTTCATTTCTACATCGTCACGTTCTGAAGGatcaaaaattatcatatGCGATTTGATTAAGATTCGCCAAATGTTTATCACAAAATATTGAAGACCTTCCAAACATTTGAGAGTACCGCTATTAATCAACTTTTACATGTGAAAAGAATGCAGATTCATTTACAttgcaattatttttgaaaaattccaatttttcaaagcaaTTGCTAATAAATAACCAAACAACAAAGCTTTAGTTTCGTTAATAATCGCCTATCCATTCGCAAAATGATAATATCACGGTAGATTCCAACTAGAAACGTTGGTTTGAATTCAAACAAAAGAGTTTCTAACTATTTAAGAAATGCTGAACAAATAAAACATGATGTAATCTTATTTGAATAGAAGCAATTATTTCATGGctctattctttttcttcgcaaGTTATCATAAAAGTTCCGTTGTTTACTTTATCGAGTCTACTTTTCTGAAGAGTCGAAGGCTTGCAACatttgaaattaatcaaaaaatcaatgtGTAACTTTACAAAAAGTggataatttttatgaaaattgtatttccttcttttcctATGTAATAAAGTAAATTGTCGACGACCAGCAGATTGAAATAAGCTCCCTAAAGTATCAAAAACTGAATTTATGTAACTGATCTCATTTCATTCAATGTAACAACAATTTACCTTTCGACGACACAATAGCAACGTGACTAAACgtgtctttttcttctttgatgTATCCACCTTGTACTAGTATCTTTGGGCGGCGCGATATCTTCACCATTTTATGtagtttaatgaaaaattgtaacatttttcattctcagcGTGGAAATCGGAGAGTCTGTACGTGGCGAAGATGTTTACATTATTCAAAGCGGCAGTGGCGAGGTAAATGACAATCTCATGGAGCTGCTGATTATGATCAATGCATGCAAGATTGCCTCTGCATCTCGAGTAACAGCAGTCATCCCTTGCTTCCCATATGCCAGGCAGGACAAGAAGGATAAGGTAGGAGATGTGAGCATTACTTTTTATTCCCAGTTATTAATTATACTCGTATAGTTTACCATGTGTGTATGAATTTCttgttatttatatatttatttcaatttagtttatttagtttttttttttttttttaccattttttctcacaattggCGTATTTGCATCAAATtcgtatcaaatttttccagTATGAATTCTAAgaaatttgctgaaaaattactgtacgtCATTTGGTGTATTTGCTGCTTTCCAATTTGTACgtgtattttctttctttataattttattaggAGTAAGCAAATTTAGATCACACGTATGTATCAAGtgatgaattaattaatatttcaaatatcaatGGTAAACCTGAGGATTTGTTCAAATTCGTCCACATTTACagatattatttgaaaatattcccaatgtaattttcaatctgTAGTCTTCGCATAattgaattgtttgaaattcagggTGTTCAGTGAGCTGAAAAACCTTGGAAATCCAAACAACTTAGAATTTGAAATGTCGAAATTGAAATCATACATATTGCATCATTGCATACGTAAGATTTTGATGTGAACTTTGGCAGACCGCATAACGGTGCTGATTTGATAATATCTCGTTTTGTTTCATCACTTTGTATGTGGTCATATATAATGCTCGATTGGCCAAATTTAAAGTactgaaaatttcttctcATTGCACACTTGTTTCCTATCATTTGCTTTCGAAAGTCTTCACCATCAGGCGCTAGGTAAAAACCCTCTTTGGTGGATTCTCTTCAAACTTTGTTCCATAATCTCGCAGAATTCAAGTGAAAAAGCTgagcaaaaatcaaacttAGCCAATGTACGTAgctgaaaaaaaggaaatatatTACAGACCCAGAATTATGATAGAGTTTTAAAATCTTCAGTCGCTGGACACcttgaaataatataaagaatgtaaaatatataatggGGTGATAATTGACCAATGATGCAAACCACTAGATAATcgttattgaaattaaatttgcaTTCGATTATATTTCCCAGCAAAGCAATTCCAGCAGATAAACATTGTCAGCTAATTGCAATCTGTTTACAGTTTGATAACCTTTATCAAATTTCATGCTGTTTGtgggttttttcttttttttttttttttaatgtatataatactatttttgttattaactATTACGACAAGATGCGCAAGCTATTCAGTGTTCCTAATCTAAACATTTTATTTAACCccattgtattttttcatgtttatACATGTTGttgattaataaattaatcagTATCAGTGTGGCCAAAACTATATTATAGTTTTAAATCACATTTTTGTTGATGAACAACAATAGATTTCATCGATAATAAAATACGTCATTCAAATTGTCAGCGTCAATTTCTGCACAagtcaataaaaatttcccaacAAAATTATCACAAGTATTTTTGGCTCGAAAGTTAGTTTCAGATTTTGTTTCCTCGAAATTCAACTTACGCATGAATATATCTTCGTATATCAGCACGAGTATTCTTCCATAGTAAATTCGTTTTTAATTTGGAAATTGTCTTCTCTTTTTAgaattgactatttttatattcagtGTCTGTATCAATTCAGTATTACAAACTATCTAGCACATTTGACTGTGTTTCTATACTTATACTTGCGATATTAGTTGCACCATTTATATCTTGATTTTTACAATTCACTGCCTGTCGTATAACAATGTTTGtttgtatgtgtgtatatatatatatatatatatgccatTGTTTTTTCCATCTGAAACTAATTAGAAAATGGTGTAATATATTTCACTACCAATAtgtgtaaataatatattattcaaaGAGTGATAATTATAGAAATTACACCTAACAATTTCACAGTTATTGTTCTTTGCGGTAAAAGCAACCCAATGATACTTGATCAGTTACGATTAGCCaacaaaatgtaaatatatattttgtggTGTAAAATGGATCTGTGTTTAAAATCAATACTTTTACACCCGCATGCTCTAAGTATTTTCAATTAGAAATTTCTAATACCCTGCCAGCTGCTGACTGACGACTAAACATTTACTTTACTTCTATTTTAGTTTGACACCTTTTCTTTGGTGTTAGAGACTGAACCACATATTCCGTAACTAAATACGTCaaattaattcaactaaaatgaataaaaagttttatCAGACCGATTGGAAAGTTTTCTATTCAGATTGCCCGGGAGTGAAAGTATTGTAGAGATGTGATACAGTTGACCGAATAacaaattattcttattaacGTCGAGTAACGATggtgtatatctatatattataaacaaaatttgaattgaaataataaattattcgcCGTTATTCTTCACAGGGATACTTGCTTAAAGATTAGATGAATaatatcgaaataaaaatagaagaaaaaacaatactCGTAATAAGCAACGTCGGATTTAATTTACCTATGAAAcggaataaatatatatgtacatatatatatatatatatatataaccatATTTAATGTGGATTATTGTTAAAGCACACGGATAATTAGCATATGAAAAATCGAACGGCAATGCAAAAATAGCAAGAGATAACCATGAAATCTTGGAACGGAATTAACTCTTCTAGACAAGATGTAAATTGTTTTGTGTGGTGTCTTCGCAGGGTGGTGATGGTGGGGACAAGTCAGACTCCACTAAGACTCGCTTCATCATGAAGTCGAACGAGTGGAAGTTCAGGGTAACTTACAGCAGTTTCCTTACTgctgttttaaatttttttgtagctTTTGCGAGTGTTTATGGAAGAATGAATTTGTAAGTCATTTTTGGGAATAACAGTTCATGGAAACGACGATGTAcacaggggggggggggggggagaaaagAATGATTTGTTTGTTTCCTAAACGAACTTTTGCTGCAGCTTTATTTTActcatatatatttacagcattttgtataaatttatgtttTGGGGAAACAAAGAATTCATCCTGATTCGCAGATCAACATCGTGGCgtctattatacatatacggtaCAATTTGGTATATCTTTCACACGGCgggaaaagaattttcatcattaaCCCGTACAATCATATGTTATTActatcataataataattaaatcacGATTCATCATATCTTTAATGCATTGTATTACATGTTAcatttgtatgtatgtatagttgtTTTAACACGTTTTGATTAATTTCAAGCTGGGAGATCGACATCTgtgattattttgttcattCTGTTACGGCAAGGGTGCCTGAAATTTGGTCAGTTACACTTATAAATGATACGTGTGTAAACTTTGTCGCAGCTTGCATAAAGTTGGTGAACGGAAGCTTGCGGGTGGATGAAATTGGGCAACCTCAATAAAACTGAtgcattttttaatataaatgtTTTTGCAAATCAAGATATTTCACATgtattcacatttttattaaacctaaaaattttgttgaacacTATTGTTAAACAATGTatcagtataaaaaaaaaacttcattgTTTTACGTTTCAAAGTGTgcgattaaaattattatttatgttaaTAAGGTAATTAGGAAAAAACCTTTTCTGTATATGTGGAACTATCAGGAATAAGCTAGTAACTGagacatatttattttctacagTGTAGTTACAGTTTAATACTGCGTTGTTTCTGACGATGCGTAATGCTCGATAAGGgagtttgttgttttttgCATAAGTGTACAGAAAAATGAGACGGGGATTTGTGATCAGCAATTTAAAACATCCGTACACATTGCATTTCAGCTGACATGATAACTGCgaaataaaagtttgaaacgtgtgtaaataattaaatcgaAGTTATACGAAGAGAAACTTTGAAACTTAATatagaaaaatgtttcaatgaatcgaatggaaatttatttgaaatcaaaGCGTCACAAActtaattatcattatcgtcGAATAACAACCCGAGGTTATCAATAATTGGCTGACCGTAATGTAGTATTGCAAAACCGTGACGCAGTCGATGTCGCTTCGAAGGGGgtcattttattaatttagCTCATGTAAACAAAATCGTGATAATCAAACGTGTAAGTATAAACGGAGTAATGTTTGATTGTGAGAATTTGTCAAACCCCCTCGGTGATATTTGATTATATGCGCAAGCAATATTTAATACGTACGTACTATCGAACAAATTGTGAATATCACGCAAAGCCGAcgatgattgaaaataaaattaccaagGTTATTCTACGTACATGACACTTTCTACGAAATTGACCGGCCTTTGAGGACAGTCGTTTgcttttcaattaattttaaaattaagaaGCAGGTATAatgtttcaaagttttttttttatacatccaCATGTACTTGGAATATGAATTTTTAGAACCTTTCGTTTTGATAGGTCAATAAACTTTCAAACGCTTATCTCAAATTGTGTAGAAGTCTTATCGAAACTGTGAAGTATGTTGAATATTCGTCTGTAATCCGACTTTCATACTGTGAATACGTACATTGAAAACATATTTACACAActcttgaaataatttcatcacGATGAAATATATGCATAGCAATTTCGCGATATATACAATTTTGTCTTTCATTTGTTCCCAATTTTTGTATGACGAAAACTTGaatcaaagtgaaaaatggaaaCTTTTCATCCTAATTGTTGAAGTAATTTAAAACTTTATTATAATCCAATTCTTAGTTCAAGTTTGAAtcacattaaattttcaattcaacgtCTGTCTGGATTTCCTAATTAGTATTTACATATTAtgagattataattattaaaaaaattgatagatCTATCAAAACAAtaagtttagaaaaaatttgtatgcaaaaatgaaaagaattaGGGAAGAATCCTAATAATTTGTGGATATTCCAGTTACGTGTGTTAGCTTTGGGAGAAaggaaaattaatcaattagaAAATGGTCGAACTCTTGGAGCTGGTATATTAGTCGCTAAATGTCCCATATATTACTCAATTGTTTGATTATTATTGAGTTTTCTATATAGAGATAGACGTAAGAAATCAAGTATATAGGCGTGTAATCAAATTCTGAATAAATAGTTGGGTATTTTCAGGATTTTGTGCCCGACCTGACGACAGTGAGTATGAAGACGAACGATATTGTAGAGTGGAGCGTTTTGTATTTATAACTTGATGAttacttcaattttgaatttaattgtttaattATACCCAAACAGCTATTTTTGTAGGACTAACAAAATCCTTGATTGTTGTTTATACAGCGCAATGACATCataatgaatgaatgaaatgtTCGGGATGAGCATTTTGACAAACTGAATTGAATGAGAGGgcaaaatattaatataatggCGTGTGTTTATATAATTCTGTTAGTTTTTATCGATTATGGTTATTTTTTCGGGCATTCGTACGTTCATTGTTTTGGGTACTAATCTGTATGtgacgtgtttttttttttttaatgatttttattcttttaattttcacccACTTTATTATTCACCATACTAATTTCAGAAATTGTATCCAATCGTAACACTTACATACATCGATAATAATGTGCCGTCGGGATACACGAATGCTATATGTTACCTTGTTTTTACATCGCTAATACAAATTCGCCTAGCTACTGCCATGATCTAGATTAAGTTCCAATAATTATAGTCCGAAGCTTTTGTGATGTTCCAGCTTCATTGAAACTGTATGCTTTAAGTTTTTCCTTGTTATCATtagttataattataattactatTATTCTTTGTCTTCTTGAACAATGCATTTCATATCTCACATTACATCTCACAACGTGTAAATATTACAGTCTACATTATTGCATATTGGAAGGATTAATCAAATTTCGGTACATATtatagcttttttttttagtaattttattccaatcaATCCTTTCTCGTCTTTGAATGAATCTTAAAATTCTTagattttctaattattttaaGATACCCGACAATCAACTTATTGTTTCTAAAAATTAATACTACGTAtgtttgatttattatttatcgcaCATAACTCTGCCGCATGAAAGATGACAAGTATATTCGAAGAAATTTACTGAAAGTAttgtaaattctttttaaaattattctgtTAAGTTTATCGCAGATTCACCAAGGCAAAAAAGATTCGGTTAAActgcaattttcttttcgtaattttcgaAGCGAAAATGTAGTGGAAATCGTTggataaatattgaaaatcaagttCCTGTCAGTTTCCAGCTTAGTAGGAAAAACAGAgggttgaaatttatataaatttgtttGCTGATGAAAAGTTCAAAATTGGGCATTTCTTTAGCAAATTCATTTTAATCGAGGAGCACATTAACATGCAAACAAAGTTCAAAGTTTGAATTCGGAGGTGTTTTGATACATTACATAAAACATTCATACGCATCTCTGTTAATAATAGGTAGgacatttgtatttttgataaGCCAACGATAAGTTGGCTGATTTGTACCtttgtaatattttcgatAGTTCAAACTCTGAGAAGAGGTCCAGTCTTGGGCTAGATGCAGCAGATTTGTATCGCTACATTGCAAAAATAACAcggtcacgattttttttccaccatctTGCCacttttacataaaaaaaaagttgaccaaATTGAAAAACGGTCAGATTCAAAACTCGCCCTTTTGGCATGGAATgcttcatttcttttatacaAGCACACAGTTTATTTGAAGTGAGATTATTAGtgttattgtcattattattattattaacgtaACATCGAAAGATGCAATATCTAAGGACAAATTTTGATTGGAAGGGTTATTGGTAAattatcataattttattgttgtaacgaaataaaaattgagttATTGTGTCGGATTTTAAATGTTTTGTGAAGTGCATTATATACGTTGGTTTTTGTAGTTATTAATGAATAACTTGCAGGTTGTGCTTTACTCACAGATCCTATTGAGCCTAACTGGGGTGCATTTGCAACATCTTTTTCCTCTATATTCTttcgttatttgtttttttgcattatattcttaatttttttttctaaatacgTATTACTTATACACGtgaatacataatattttctttcatcggCATTTTGCcattgtatttatattttgtcCCCTCAGAAAAGAGATTTTTCGGTATATAAGAATAACCGACCATTAACTGAAGAAAAATCTAATATAATAGCAGTGATTGATCAAATAAATTGTTCCACTGATCTGAATTTACTTGTAAAAACAAATTCTTCGAAACAGCGCTCAAGAACTGAGGCTGAAATATTGTTTCTTATGTTTCATAAACATTATCTTCTCATCACTCGACTATGATGTGATACGACGATAGTAACATGTCATTAACATGTGAATTATCGTATTCTTCTTTGGTGTCAAAGTTTATTTGATATACTGCTATAATATTTAGAATGTATACACCTAGTAGCAGGTTAATAgaaaactttttgttttttaaagttacaggaAATTCTGAGTTGCAAATGGACTTGACGACGGGCTCCTTCTTTCTACAACTActtattcaataaatttcgattaCAGAGTCGTGCTCCGATCTCCGCAAAGTTAGTGGCGAACATGTTGTCGGTAGCAGGAGCAGACCACATTATCACCATGGATCTGCATGCTAGTCAGATTCAAGGATTTTTCGACATTCCCGTTGATAATCTGTACGCAGAGCCAGCAGTGCTCAAATGGATCAAAGAGAACATTGTTGAATGGAGGAACAGCATTATTGTATCTCCAGATGCTGGTGGTGCTAAAAGGTATCATATCGTAATTTTAATCACTTTGGTTTCATACCATTTCCGTCAGTCTTGTACATTCTaaggttttttcttcttttttctcacaattagAGTAACGTCAATTGCGGATCGACTCAACGTCGAGTTCGCTCTTATTCACAAAGAGAGGAAGAAGGCAAACGAAGTGGCGAGTATGGTTCTCGTAGGAGATGTTAAGGACAGAATAGCAATATTGGTCGATGACATGGCAGATACTTGCGGAACAATATGTCATGCTGCAGAAAAGCTGTTAGAAGCTGGAGCGACCAAAGTATATGCAATTCTAACGCACGGAATTTTCAGCGGTCCTGCTATATCCAGGATAAATAACGCATGTTTCGAAGCCGTAGTTGTTACAAACACAATCCCTCAGGATGGTCACATGAAAGACTGTCCAAAAATTCAGGTAATTTGAGTATGGGGATGATGGAGTGGAGTTcgaatcattttcattatcattttgGCAAATTAAACTATTTGCAGTTGCTAAAATGTTGCCTCAAAATGTTGATATTGTTTTCAGTGCATCGACGTTTCCATGATGTTTGCGGAGGCTGTAAGGAGAACCCACAACGGCGAATCTGTTTCGTATTTGTTCTCCAATGTACCATACTAAGCATGTAAATCTTTAGAATATCGAACCCAGGCAAAATATGCCATTGCATGTTAGTTGATTATTGTTATCACATGCTAAGCAGGTCTGCTGTCTCCCTGGTAATGATAATTGTAGAAACTGGAAGATTTACTGTGCGATGGAATCTCTAGACTTGGACTTGTTCATGTGTGTCAGacaaatttattgataatttcGATAAccttttttccatatttttaccaATGTCTATGCCAATGCCCAGTGTATGCAGACAATGATCATGTATAAGTTATGCAGATTCTGTCGAGTCTAATTGCTATTGTCATGAAATTCCTATTTGCTTATGACAGTCGTAGATCGTACACCTTAGCGATAATGAACTATTCCCCGTTTTATTATAATCAAGTTTGCCataacataaattttttaattaaaattgctCCCAATTACATGGATAGATTCCAATCAAACTACTGCTGATATATTGAATTGTTAGCATAACAATATTTAGCAACCATGTTGACGATGTTATTACcggaaaatttaatttttttcatcatgaaatattttcagtttcgtAAGTTACTTATACGTCAAATATCTCaataattgatattgtatGACATTCGCgatgttgaaaaatcttcgTATATAAGGggataaaatttgattgaaattttttttcgtatttaccatgaaaagtaaaattgtatattgtaatattgattgaaaatgcTTTACAACCTATCAGTATTTGCGGTAaaagaattatatatatatattctattgAAGAATCATATATtgttgatcaaaaaaaaaaagaaagaaagaaaaaaggaattaCGCGATATGGAATTGTCTACCATATTAAAAtctatgtataaattattttgtatGGTAGATACATATTTGATGTACATATTTTACGGTTTAATAAGGCGATCTACTTTTTATTCTATCTTGTTAAAAACATATACTGAACTTGAGtggtaaaaggaaaaaatagtaaaaaagtATACTCCTTGAATCTATGCAATCTTAATATTGCAACGTTCACTCATTATTGTCCAGTCAAATTGTGCACGACTTGccattcaataattatttagagactaaaattttaaaaacactcgaaaaatggaattttttttttgaaggtATTCataatatggaaaaaaaatgggaagcAAACTTGGCGacataaagaaaataaatgaaaggtACAACTGAGACACATATTGATCATCTTTCATACTATTTTATTAGATATTTTCTGTCTAGTACAAACATTTGTAAAGATGTTGGGATTGTGATTActaacatcatttatccgaATTAACACAcccttttattatttacattacatttttttttttttttctttttttttccccctacAATATTTTGgtgtaaacaaaaattacacatTATTCCACAtgttatttgaaatatataatttcagtACATTCCAGTCTGTAATTGTGTTTCTCCCATTTACCAGCATActttaataattgtaatactATCCACCCTTTTTTCACCATACTTTTCCTATATCAGTCCTAcattctgaaataaaaataggtgacagtattaataataatacttaGTATCCGAAGAGGTAGACTAAAACGATACGAAGCCAAAATAGGTatgattatttcaaattttattcagtattagcattgaaatatttttactgaaTCTGTGACAACAAATTGACTGGTTAAgttaaaattgttaaaaacaGACTTAATATTAATTCTTTCTTTGGCATGTGTAGCATTTCATTTTATGCACtgttattcatattttatgtCGAATGAGACATTGAACATGTGTAATGTTCAGCATTTCTGCATTATTCTAAACAACCAAGGTCAGGGGTGGGTAACTCACTGTAGCGATGGCTACTAAGCTAAGGATAATCGAGTCCAAAAAACTAATCAAAAAATCCCAtgtgacataaaaaaatgtttcagcaaCCATCCATAGTAAAATGACTTTCGCATctgatttttttatcgtttttttttcggaaaaggCTTGAAAACAGTAAGAAGGGAAAATCGGCCCACTCCGGCTCCaagcttaaaaattttgatatatgACGCaggatttatatttatatagaggtatatatatacacacaacaACAAATAACAACAAATTTTAGTAACAAAGTAGAAATATACAAAAGACAAGAAAGGAATCGCGATAAACTCGGTTGAGTATAAAAGATACAAAAACTTACCA
The sequence above is drawn from the Neodiprion pinetum isolate iyNeoPine1 chromosome 2, iyNeoPine1.2, whole genome shotgun sequence genome and encodes:
- the Prps gene encoding ribose-phosphate pyrophosphokinase 1 isoform X1, producing the protein MPVSQPVRARSLLRAKLEKPRGGSVLRSRMPNIKVFSGTSHPDLAQRIVDRLGIDIGKVVTKKFSNLETCVEIGESVRGEDVYIIQSGSGEVNDNLMELLIMINACKIASASRVTAVIPCFPYARQDKKDKVGDGGDGGDKSDSTKTRFIMKSNEWKFRSRAPISAKLVANMLSVAGADHIITMDLHASQIQGFFDIPVDNLYAEPAVLKWIKENIVEWRNSIIVSPDAGGAKRVTSIADRLNVEFALIHKERKKANEVASMVLVGDVKDRIAILVDDMADTCGTICHAAEKLLEAGATKVYAILTHGIFSGPAISRINNACFEAVVVTNTIPQDGHMKDCPKIQCIDVSMMFAEAVRRTHNGESVSYLFSNVPY
- the Prps gene encoding ribose-phosphate pyrophosphokinase 1 isoform X4 gives rise to the protein MPVSQPVRARSLLRAKLEKPRGGSVLRSRMPNIKVFSGTSHPDLAQRIVDRLGIDIGKVVTKKFSNLETCVEIGESVRGEDVYIIQSGSGEVNDNLMELLIMINACKIASASRVTAVIPCFPYARQDKKDKVGDSRAPISAKLVANMLSVAGADHIITMDLHASQIQGFFDIPVDNLYAEPAVLKWIKENIVEWRNSIIVSPDAGGAKRVTSIADRLNVEFALIHKERKKANEVASMVLVGDVKDRIAILVDDMADTCGTICHAAEKLLEAGATKVYAILTHGIFSGPAISRINNACFEAVVVTNTIPQDGHMKDCPKIQCIDVSMMFAEAVRRTHNGESVSYLFSNVPY
- the Prps gene encoding ribose-phosphate pyrophosphokinase 1 isoform X2 is translated as MPVSQPVRARSLLRAKLEKPRGGSVLRSRMPNIKVFSGTSHPDLAQRIVDRLGIDIGKVVTKKFSNLETCVEIGESVRGEDVYIIQSGSGEVNDNLMELLIMINACKIASASRVTAVIPCFPYARQDKKDKGGDGGDKSDSTKTRFIMKSNEWKFRSRAPISAKLVANMLSVAGADHIITMDLHASQIQGFFDIPVDNLYAEPAVLKWIKENIVEWRNSIIVSPDAGGAKRVTSIADRLNVEFALIHKERKKANEVASMVLVGDVKDRIAILVDDMADTCGTICHAAEKLLEAGATKVYAILTHGIFSGPAISRINNACFEAVVVTNTIPQDGHMKDCPKIQCIDVSMMFAEAVRRTHNGESVSYLFSNVPY
- the Prps gene encoding ribose-phosphate pyrophosphokinase 1 isoform X3, whose protein sequence is MPVSQPVRARSLLRAKLEKPRGGSVLRSRMPNIKVFSGTSHPDLAQRIVDRLGIDIGKVVTKKFSNLETCVEIGESVRGEDVYIIQSGSGEVNDNLMELLIMINACKIASASRVTAVIPCFPYARQDKKDKDFVPDLTTSRAPISAKLVANMLSVAGADHIITMDLHASQIQGFFDIPVDNLYAEPAVLKWIKENIVEWRNSIIVSPDAGGAKRVTSIADRLNVEFALIHKERKKANEVASMVLVGDVKDRIAILVDDMADTCGTICHAAEKLLEAGATKVYAILTHGIFSGPAISRINNACFEAVVVTNTIPQDGHMKDCPKIQCIDVSMMFAEAVRRTHNGESVSYLFSNVPY
- the Prps gene encoding ribose-phosphate pyrophosphokinase 1 isoform X5, with product MPVSQPVRARSLLRAKLEKPRGGSVLRSRMPNIKVFSGTSHPDLAQRIVDRLGIDIGKVVTKKFSNLETCVEIGESVRGEDVYIIQSGSGEVNDNLMELLIMINACKIASASRVTAVIPCFPYARQDKKDKSRAPISAKLVANMLSVAGADHIITMDLHASQIQGFFDIPVDNLYAEPAVLKWIKENIVEWRNSIIVSPDAGGAKRVTSIADRLNVEFALIHKERKKANEVASMVLVGDVKDRIAILVDDMADTCGTICHAAEKLLEAGATKVYAILTHGIFSGPAISRINNACFEAVVVTNTIPQDGHMKDCPKIQCIDVSMMFAEAVRRTHNGESVSYLFSNVPY